The following coding sequences lie in one Haematobia irritans isolate KBUSLIRL chromosome 3, ASM5000362v1, whole genome shotgun sequence genomic window:
- the LOC142230175 gene encoding uncharacterized protein LOC142230175 yields the protein MRRSSFTPVFNISTQEPLIVVEETNPTDEDGDELLGAVGGGGGGSEAGGSSTAKRTNSDDSDPESPKNPYLLCPLPDMQQRRKHSLPSLQITEGITASQVRRLSDVGGETGGLSPHDVEFLTTLSQSQCGSSAGGRRHSVVTISAVAPTLFGRNRRESISGALYSGSRRGSGVQGPPLTDHRGSIHNLQLDVMDGIVHARKSRSGSGVWQAPILKETESNVPVQT from the exons ATGCGTCGCTCATCATTTACACCAGTTTTCAATATCAGCACACAGGAGCCACTCATTGTGGTCGAGGAGACCAATCCCACAGACGAAGATGGCGATGAGCTTTTGGGTGCTGTTGGTGGAGGCGGCGGCGGCTCAGAGGCTGGTGGCTCATCAACCGCAAAACGAACAAACAGCGATGACTCAGATCCAGAATCTCCCAAAAATCCATATCTGTTATGCCCTTTGCCTGACATGCAGCAAAGACGGAAACACTCATTGCCATCATTGCAGATTACCGAGGGTATAACGGCCAGTCAGGTGAGACGTCTATCTGATGTGGGCGGTGAAACTGGTGGCCTCAGCCCGCACGACGTTGAGTTCTTAACAACACTATCGCAATCACAATGTGGTTCATCGGCCGGTGGACGAAGGCACTCAGTGGTAACCATATCTGCTGTGGCACCCACACTTTTTGGACGTAATCGTCGTGAATCCATATCCGGTGCACTCTATAG TGGAAGCCGTCGTGGCAGTGGTGTTCAAGGACCTCCTCTAACAGACCATCGAGGCAGTATACATAATTTACAACTCGATGTAATGGATGGTATTGTACATGCCCGTAAATCACGATCTGGCAGTGGTGTTTGGCAAGCCCCTATACTTAAGGAAACAGAAAGCAATGTTCCAGTTCAAACATAA